From one Liolophura sinensis isolate JHLJ2023 chromosome 10, CUHK_Ljap_v2, whole genome shotgun sequence genomic stretch:
- the LOC135476589 gene encoding uncharacterized protein LOC135476589 translates to MSLTMYAVVVFVETDEVELVASNWLQSQTKTFWPPYRNMSNVTKAVKDRVAADKTWPSYSIRILSACDSYEDGRRKLRMAEETSDIQTDDEVGMGKGARRRKERTLYSDTDDDGDDEAVAGPVKRKHLPPAPPVPPFPSLHVPAGIQVDNRQATDREILKAISAVQVSLDEVRKEVLSQRQLLNMMISKEASSGTIDVMDTFPIKSMEELDGMENKIEDKEIAKSLVNQLSLIGGSNLKEATRRVMSQTISHNVALNLNWAGRKGWKGQQTEPKRAFGGLRLCAAMKKAMLKNVAFKTTEDQVEREMMIWLRNACDRHGGRKRRAESQATVSVVTVSENSKIAEITENEL, encoded by the exons atgtcatTGACAATGTATGCCGTTGTAGTTTTTGTGGAGACGGATGAAGTAGAGCTTGTTGCTTCCAACTGGTTACAGTCTCAGACAAAAACTTTTTGGCCACCGTATCGCAATATGTCTAACGTAACTAAAGCTGTAAAAGACAGAGTAGCAGCTGACAAAACTTGGCCAAGTTACAGCATTCGCATCCTGTCTGCTTGTG ATAGCTATGAGGATGGCAGAAGAAAGCTTCGAATGGCCGAGGAAACCTCAGACATACAAACAGATGATGAAGTTGGAATGGGGAAGGGTGCAAGAAG GCGCAAAGAGCGAACACTATACAGCGACACAgacgatgatggtgatgatgaagcTGTTGCCGGACCAGTTAAACGCAAACATCTCCCCCCAGCCCCGCCAGTCCCACCTTTTCCAAGCCTCCATGTTCCTGCTGGTATACAAGTGGACAATCGACAAG CCACAGACAGAGAAATACTAAAGGCTATCAGTGCTGTCCAGGTATCTTTGGATGAAGTCCGCAAAGAGGTTTTGTCCCAAAGACAGCTGCTGAACATGATGATCAGCAAAGAGGCATCAAGTGGCACCATAGATGTGATGGATACCTTTCCAATAAAGTCCATGGAAGAGCTGGAtggaatggaaaacaaaattgaagataAAGAAATTGCTAAATCACTG GTCAATCAACTCAGCCTCATCGGGGGTTCTAATCTTAAGGAGGCGACCAGACGGGTGATGTCTCAAACCATATCCCATAATGTTGCTCTGAACCTTAATTGGGCAGGGAGGAAGGGCTGGAAAGGTCAGCAGACTGAACCGAAGAGAGCATTTGGTGGTCTGCGCCTATGCGCTGCAATGAAAA AAGCGATGCTGAAGAACGTTGCCTTCAAAACAACAGAAGACCAGGTCGAGAGAGAAATGATGATATGGCTTCGCAACGCCTGCGACAGGCATGGGGGCAGGAAGAGGCGCGCTGAGTCTCAAGCCACTGTGTCAGTAGTGACTGTTTCGGAAAACAGCAAAATCGCTGAAATCACTGAAAATGAACTTTGA